The genomic segment CGAACGTTTAAAAATATTGAGAGGAAAAGAGAAGAATTTTCAAGagtaaaataaactcaatttttAAGAGTTTTTTAGTGTAAACAATTCTAAATTTAATGTGgagaaattttagaaatatccataaataaatatataaaatttacattAAAGGAGCAatcaaataaatttgattaaaatcaaatcaaatcaggatatatatatatatcctttttaAATCAGATTTTGCATATATTgatcagaaaaaaaaattttagacaTTTCACGTTGTGGTTCCCAACTACAATGGGTTTGAATTTGCACGTCCTTGCGCATAAGGCAAGATTTTAAGTTTAATCATTCAATTACTTTTTAAATGGGTtattatatataaacacatctcacacttggtatttaattaatataaaatctaagtttttcttttcctcaacaaatattcacaagtaTCTTACTTTGAGCATCAGTTTCTCATTCATCAATCAATCATTTTAAGTATATGATACACCGTTGTAAAGGCCTCATAGAGTAGagtataaaaccataattttatgatttagctCTCAACCTTTACCAATTGAGAATATGTCTCAAAGTTTCTAAATATTACAATTTTCCAACAAAATTAAAGTCACATTACAGAATCAGAtgccaaataaataaataaataatcaataaattaatCTGCAGTTCAACCATTATTCCTTTTCAATCTCAAAAAGTTCCCATCATCCTTGGCTTTTAACATAAAGTTTTCTAACTTGTTCAAAACACCCCATTCTTCTCATTATTGAGAAAACACCTCTACAGGCTTCATGACAGAAACGGTAAGTTCCATTTTCCACTATCAACACCTTTCATCGATAATAATCGAATTtcctttttgatgttttattttattttattttctccacttatatttaaatgtttCTGCAAACATGCATGGATCAGTTCTGCTGCATGGTAATGAGGATCAACATTGACTGCAACGGTTGTTACAGAAAAGTAAGAAGAGCCCTTCTTGAAACCCAAGGTCAGATGAAATACTCTCGTTATACTCGTCAGCAAAACGTTTTGTTTGATTGTTTCTTTACATATGTTCCTGATGAAATGCAGAGTTGGATACTCATTTGATAGAGATGAAACAGAGCAAGGTAAGCGTTTGTGGGAAATTTAAACCCCAAGAGATAGCCATTAAAATAAGGAAGAAGACGAATCGTAGAGTGGAGATATTGGAAATACAAGAATTTAGCATCAATAATGGACAAAGTCATGAGGAGAAGCCATTGATGATCTCTTCTTCTTGGAATCTTGAATCCAACCAAAATCTA from the Gossypium hirsutum isolate 1008001.06 chromosome D09, Gossypium_hirsutum_v2.1, whole genome shotgun sequence genome contains:
- the LOC107892985 gene encoding heavy metal-associated isoprenylated plant protein 25: MTETFCCMVMRINIDCNGCYRKVRRALLETQELDTHLIEMKQSKVSVCGKFKPQEIAIKIRKKTNRRVEILEIQEFSINNGQSHEEKPLMISSSWNLESNQNLFATCT